In Zobellia roscoffensis, the following are encoded in one genomic region:
- a CDS encoding DUF4266 domain-containing protein, producing the protein MRTFLLILGLTLSLHSCVVVKEYEKVNLNDPDMLLSDKKCDRNVTVAHSYREAAVGANGGKTGGGCGCN; encoded by the coding sequence ATGAGAACTTTTCTACTAATCCTAGGTTTGACACTTTCCCTTCACAGCTGTGTTGTGGTCAAAGAGTACGAAAAGGTAAACCTGAATGACCCTGATATGCTCCTATCGGATAAAAAATGTGACCGAAATGTTACTGTTGCACATTCATATAGAGAAGCAGCTGTTGGTGCCAACGGAGGAAAAACAGGTGGTGGCTGCGGCTGCAACTAA
- a CDS encoding DUF3570 domain-containing protein yields the protein MTLLKNIFLFLLMLALQQVWAQDTEQTYKKRVLETTEVDFLWSYYSQDGDNAAVSGGRGTEELTDATGTIIVSIPLNDDDVLTIDAGVSAYTSASSSNVDPFDKRSNADPFVASSGASQSDTWVNLTGNYSHSSDDRNDIWSAKFSVSSEYDYFSLGFGGSYTKLFNEKNTEASINANVYLDKWTTIYPFELRPFGENGIGFFRPEEITGNTNYNPNFSELDQTNRNSYSLGLGLSQILHKNVQGLISFDIINQQGLLSTPFQRVYFSDVDDSFIENFQLADDIERLPDGRLKFALGGRLNWYLNEIIALRTYYRYYFDDWGINSHTANLEVSVKLGDKFTLYPSYRFYNQTEADYFAPYETHVSTEKYYTSDYDLSEYSANQYGLGISYTDIFTKLHISKFGLKSIHLKFYQYDRDTTFSSSIITAGVKFVMD from the coding sequence ATGACTCTACTAAAAAACATATTTCTTTTTCTCCTGATGCTGGCTCTACAACAGGTTTGGGCCCAGGACACGGAACAGACCTATAAAAAACGTGTTCTTGAAACTACGGAGGTGGATTTCTTATGGAGCTATTACTCTCAAGACGGGGATAATGCCGCAGTAAGTGGCGGAAGAGGAACCGAAGAACTAACGGATGCTACCGGAACAATTATTGTTTCCATTCCGCTAAACGATGATGATGTACTTACCATAGACGCCGGGGTTTCCGCTTACACCTCCGCCTCGTCTAGCAATGTAGATCCTTTTGACAAAAGAAGTAATGCCGACCCATTTGTTGCCAGTTCAGGAGCTTCTCAATCTGATACTTGGGTGAATTTAACAGGCAACTATAGCCATAGCTCCGATGATAGAAATGATATTTGGTCGGCCAAATTCTCCGTTTCCTCAGAGTACGATTATTTTTCTCTGGGTTTTGGAGGCAGCTACACTAAACTCTTCAATGAAAAGAATACGGAGGCCAGCATTAACGCCAATGTGTATTTGGACAAGTGGACCACTATCTACCCTTTTGAACTCCGTCCTTTTGGAGAAAATGGAATAGGATTTTTTAGACCTGAGGAAATTACCGGAAACACCAATTACAATCCAAATTTCTCCGAACTGGACCAAACCAACAGAAATTCTTATTCATTAGGGCTAGGTCTCTCCCAGATTCTACACAAAAATGTACAAGGGTTAATATCATTTGATATCATCAATCAACAAGGCTTACTTTCTACGCCATTTCAACGTGTCTATTTTTCCGATGTAGACGATTCCTTTATAGAAAATTTTCAATTGGCCGATGACATAGAACGTTTGCCTGACGGAAGATTGAAGTTCGCTTTAGGCGGACGCCTGAACTGGTACCTCAACGAAATTATAGCTTTAAGAACCTATTACCGCTATTATTTTGATGATTGGGGCATCAACTCGCATACGGCAAACCTTGAGGTATCCGTTAAACTGGGAGATAAATTCACCTTATATCCTTCTTATCGCTTCTATAACCAAACCGAAGCCGATTACTTTGCTCCTTACGAAACCCACGTTTCTACTGAGAAATATTACACATCGGACTATGACCTATCCGAATATTCAGCAAATCAATATGGCTTGGGAATCTCGTATACCGATATCTTTACAAAACTGCATATTTCTAAATTTGGACTAAAAAGTATTCACCTGAAGTTTTATCAGTACGACAGGGACACTACATTTAGCTCATCTATCATTACGGCAGGGGTAAAATTCGTTATGGATTAA
- a CDS encoding FAD:protein FMN transferase — translation MKKSLFILLFCLSASINAQQAYTKTLKLMGSRFDITVVAKDSVDGNKNISLAVDEISRIENLISSWKPDSETSKINRNAGIQPVPVSPELYQLIERAIGLSKLTDGAFDISYASMDNIWVFDGSMTQMPNRSSIASSVTKVGFQNILLNPQDSSVFLKKKDMKIGFGGIGKGYAADMAKKFLIEKRVPAGIINASGDMNTWGKQPNGEPWKVAITNPMNKNKTFALLPIAQGAVVTSGNYEKFVNFKGKRYSHIIDPRTGYPSSGIISVTVFAPKAELADALATSVFVMGKEVGLNRINQMPKIGCIIIDDKGNIFTSKNVEIEN, via the coding sequence GTGAAGAAGTCCCTATTTATATTACTGTTTTGTCTTTCGGCATCAATAAACGCCCAACAAGCGTATACCAAAACTTTAAAGTTAATGGGCAGCCGGTTTGATATTACCGTAGTTGCCAAAGATTCTGTAGATGGAAACAAAAATATAAGTTTAGCAGTTGACGAAATTTCTAGGATAGAGAACCTAATCTCTTCATGGAAACCTGACTCTGAAACTTCAAAAATTAATAGAAATGCCGGAATACAACCCGTCCCGGTTTCCCCAGAACTGTATCAACTCATTGAACGGGCAATCGGTCTATCAAAACTCACTGATGGAGCCTTTGACATTAGCTATGCCTCTATGGATAACATATGGGTGTTTGACGGTAGTATGACCCAAATGCCAAATAGAAGCTCTATAGCATCTTCAGTGACTAAAGTCGGTTTTCAGAACATTCTACTTAACCCACAGGACAGTAGCGTTTTTCTGAAAAAAAAAGACATGAAAATAGGGTTTGGTGGCATCGGTAAAGGATATGCCGCAGATATGGCCAAGAAATTTTTAATCGAAAAAAGAGTTCCCGCAGGGATTATCAATGCTTCTGGGGACATGAATACATGGGGGAAACAACCCAACGGTGAACCGTGGAAAGTTGCCATAACCAACCCTATGAACAAAAACAAAACCTTTGCATTGCTCCCCATTGCACAGGGAGCGGTAGTCACTTCCGGTAACTATGAGAAGTTCGTGAATTTTAAAGGTAAACGCTATTCACATATAATTGACCCTAGAACCGGATATCCTTCCTCAGGGATTATTAGCGTTACCGTTTTTGCTCCTAAAGCAGAGTTGGCAGATGCCTTGGCTACTTCGGTCTTTGTAATGGGTAAAGAAGTAGGGCTCAATAGAATAAATCAAATGCCCAAAATAGGATGTATCATTATCGATGATAAAGGAAATATTTTCACATCGAAAAACGTTGAAATAGAAAACTAA